Proteins encoded within one genomic window of Oncorhynchus tshawytscha isolate Ot180627B linkage group LG02, Otsh_v2.0, whole genome shotgun sequence:
- the dynlrb1 gene encoding dynein light chain roadblock-type 1 yields MAEVEETLKRIQGQKGVQGIIIVNAEGIPIKTTLDNSSTVQYAGLIHQLVMKARSTVRDIDPQNDLTFLRVRSKKNEIMIAPDKDYFLIVIQNPSD; encoded by the exons ATG GCAGAGGTAGAGGAAACCCTCAAGAGAATTCAGGGTCAAAAAGGGGTACAAGGAATCATCATTGTCAATGCTGAAG GCATCCCTATCAAGACCACCCTTGACAACTCCAGCACAGTGCAGTATGCTGGACTCATTCACCAGTTAGTGATGAAGGCACGTAGCACAGTTAGGGACATTGACCCCCAGAATGACCTCACCTTCCTCAGGGTCCGCTCCAAGAAGAATGAGATTATGATTGCTCCAG ATAAAGACTATTTCCTCATTGTCATTCAGAACCCTTCAGACTGA
- the LOC112266541 gene encoding eukaryotic translation initiation factor 6 isoform X2 — translation MAVRASFEKNNEIGCFAKLTNTYCLVAIGGSENFYSVFEGELSETIPVVHASIAGCRIIGRMCVGNRHGLLVPNNTTDQELQHIRNCLPDAVKIQRVEERLSALGNVIACNDYVALVHPDLDRETEEILADSLKVEVFRQTVAEQVLVGSYCAFSNQGGLVHPKTSIEDQDELSSLLQVPLVAGTVNRGSEVIAAGMVVNDWCAFTGLDTTSTELSVIESVFRLSESQPSAIATTMRDSLIDSLA, via the exons ATGGCTGTCAGGGCATCTTTCGAGAAGAACAACGAAATAGGCTGCTTCGCCAAATTAACAAACACATACTGCCTAGTTGCAATTGGCGGGTCAGAGAACTTCTACAG TGTCTTCGAAGGCGAGTTGTCCGAAACCATCCCAGTTGTACATGCCTCAATAGCAGGATGTCGGATAATTGGAAGAATGTGTGTGG GGAATCGTCATGGGCTCCTGGTGCCCAACAACACCACGGACCAAGAGCTGCAGCACATTAGGAATTGTCTCCCAGATGCAGTGAAGAtccagagggtagaggagaggctcTCAGCACTGGGGAATGTCATTGCCTGTAATGACTATGTGGCTCTGGTGCATCCTGATCTGGACAGG GAGACAGAGGAGATCCTGGCAGACAGTCTGAAGGTGGAGGTGTTTCGTCAGACAGTAGCAGAGCAAGTTCTAGTGGGGAGCTACTGTGCCTTCAGCAATCAGGGGGGACTGGTACACCCCAAGACCTCCATAGAAGACCAGGATGAGCTCTCCTCCCTACTCCAAGTGCCTCTGGTG GCAGGAACGGTGAACCGTGGTAGCGAGGTCATCGCTGCGGGGATGGTGGTAAACGACTGGTGTGCCTTCACTGGGCTGGACACCACCAgcacagagctgtctgtcatCGAGAGTGTGTTCAGACTGAGTGAGTCTCAGCCTAGCGCCATCGCTACCACAATGAGAGACTCTCTAATTGACAG CCTCGCATAA
- the LOC112266541 gene encoding eukaryotic translation initiation factor 6 isoform X1, whose translation MVGECLRSCMDINRDKLKFKDEETKELLSLMNQLSNEETDLTLRKIQGQTVPSQAIPTQVASVAQKSGADPDSSWIGNRHGLLVPNNTTDQELQHIRNCLPDAVKIQRVEERLSALGNVIACNDYVALVHPDLDRETEEILADSLKVEVFRQTVAEQVLVGSYCAFSNQGGLVHPKTSIEDQDELSSLLQVPLVAGTVNRGSEVIAAGMVVNDWCAFTGLDTTSTELSVIESVFRLSESQPSAIATTMRDSLIDSLA comes from the exons ATGGTGGGGGAGTGTCTCCGCTCCTGCATGGACATCAACAGAGACAAGCTCAAATTCAAG GATGAGGAGACCAAGGAGCTGCTCTCACTGATGAATCAACTGTCTAATGAAGAAACAGATTTGACCTTGAGGAAGATCCAAGGGCAGACTGTACCCTCTCAGGCAATACCAACCCAGGTTGCTTCTGTGGCCCAGAAATCAGGAGCGGACCCAGACTCAAGCTGGATAG GGAATCGTCATGGGCTCCTGGTGCCCAACAACACCACGGACCAAGAGCTGCAGCACATTAGGAATTGTCTCCCAGATGCAGTGAAGAtccagagggtagaggagaggctcTCAGCACTGGGGAATGTCATTGCCTGTAATGACTATGTGGCTCTGGTGCATCCTGATCTGGACAGG GAGACAGAGGAGATCCTGGCAGACAGTCTGAAGGTGGAGGTGTTTCGTCAGACAGTAGCAGAGCAAGTTCTAGTGGGGAGCTACTGTGCCTTCAGCAATCAGGGGGGACTGGTACACCCCAAGACCTCCATAGAAGACCAGGATGAGCTCTCCTCCCTACTCCAAGTGCCTCTGGTG GCAGGAACGGTGAACCGTGGTAGCGAGGTCATCGCTGCGGGGATGGTGGTAAACGACTGGTGTGCCTTCACTGGGCTGGACACCACCAgcacagagctgtctgtcatCGAGAGTGTGTTCAGACTGAGTGAGTCTCAGCCTAGCGCCATCGCTACCACAATGAGAGACTCTCTAATTGACAG CCTCGCATAA